Proteins encoded within one genomic window of Companilactobacillus zhachilii:
- a CDS encoding nucleoside tri-diphosphate phosphatase — protein MQIPREGDYVAIQSYKHDGHLHRTWRETMVLKTSENEIIGCNENTLVTEADGRRWVTREPALVYFHKKYWFNIITMIRESGVSYYCNLATPFALDKEAIKYIDYDLDVKVFPDGEKRLLDVDEYAAHSKMWNYPPEIDTILHDNVDVLIDWIDKGKGPFSQAYVDLWMQRYKELSHH, from the coding sequence ATGCAGATTCCTAGAGAAGGGGATTACGTAGCAATCCAGAGTTATAAGCATGATGGTCATTTACATCGTACTTGGCGTGAAACAATGGTGTTAAAGACAAGTGAAAACGAAATTATTGGTTGTAATGAGAATACTCTTGTCACAGAAGCAGATGGACGTCGTTGGGTAACAAGAGAGCCCGCGCTAGTCTACTTTCATAAAAAATATTGGTTCAATATTATTACTATGATAAGAGAGAGTGGTGTATCTTATTACTGCAATTTAGCGACACCTTTTGCTTTAGACAAAGAGGCCATCAAATATATTGATTACGATTTAGATGTTAAAGTTTTTCCGGATGGAGAAAAAAGATTGCTGGACGTAGACGAATACGCTGCGCACAGTAAAATGTGGAATTATCCACCTGAAATAGATACGATTTTACATGATAATGTCGACGTTTTAATTGATTGGATCGATAAAGGCAAAGGACCATTTTCACAAGCTTACGTTGATCTTTGGATGCAAAGATATAAAGAATTGTCACACCATTAG
- a CDS encoding amino acid ABC transporter ATP-binding protein — translation MISLKNVVKKYEGKEVLKNLSVDFPDGKTTVILGPSGSGKSTLLRSLDLLVRPESGTISFSDISLNYAEPITKKKSFDIRKKTSMVFQNWNLFPNLTVLQNITTAPETVLKASKKETEEHARALLSKVGLSEYADRYPSQLSGGQQQRISICRALAMNPEYVLLDEPTSALDPELETQVLLILEELSKMDQSMIIVTHNMQFARSVADKIVFVEDGDILFDGAPDEFFNHPTTRIKDFLSGITFDDSQLKK, via the coding sequence ATGATTTCATTGAAAAATGTTGTTAAGAAATATGAAGGTAAAGAAGTCTTGAAGAACTTATCCGTTGACTTCCCCGATGGCAAAACAACGGTTATCTTAGGGCCTTCTGGTTCTGGTAAATCAACTCTGTTACGTTCACTTGATCTACTCGTCAGACCAGAAAGTGGAACAATCAGTTTTTCCGACATTAGTCTTAATTACGCTGAACCCATTACTAAGAAAAAAAGTTTTGATATCCGTAAGAAAACAAGCATGGTTTTCCAAAATTGGAACCTCTTCCCTAACTTAACTGTTTTGCAAAACATTACAACAGCACCTGAAACTGTTCTCAAAGCTTCAAAAAAGGAAACTGAAGAACATGCAAGAGCATTACTTTCAAAAGTAGGTTTAAGTGAATACGCTGACCGTTACCCCAGTCAACTTTCCGGTGGACAACAACAACGTATTTCTATCTGCCGTGCTTTAGCAATGAATCCAGAATACGTTTTGTTAGACGAACCAACTAGTGCTTTGGATCCAGAACTAGAAACTCAAGTATTATTGATTCTTGAAGAGTTAAGCAAAATGGACCAATCAATGATTATCGTGACACATAACATGCAATTTGCTCGTTCTGTGGCCGATAAAATTGTCTTCGTCGAAGACGGTGATATCCTCTTTGACGGAGCTCCAGATGAGTTCTTTAATCACCCAACTACTAGAATTAAAGATTTCTTATCTGGGATTACCTTTGATGATAGTCAATTAAAGAAGTAA
- a CDS encoding amino acid ABC transporter permease — protein MWHTIITSLPAMISAMLQFTIPLAIISFIFGLILAVLTALIKFIKPSENKIIKYPWLIVRAIADFYVWLFRSTPLLVQLFIIFFGLPSAGIQLTPFIAAVIGFSLNTGAYASETIRSALMSVPQDQWDAAFTLNFTTKQTLMKIVLPQAVRIALPPLSNSFIGLVKDTSLASSITILEMFQVSQQMTAKNFQPLLMYSLAAFLYAIICSLLTLLQHYLERRTSKYVKGSEA, from the coding sequence ATGTGGCACACTATCATTACATCTCTACCAGCTATGATTTCTGCAATGTTGCAATTCACCATTCCGCTGGCGATAATTTCATTTATTTTTGGCTTGATTTTAGCCGTTTTAACCGCATTAATTAAATTTATTAAACCGAGTGAAAACAAAATAATCAAATATCCTTGGTTAATTGTTCGCGCGATTGCCGACTTTTATGTTTGGTTATTCCGTTCAACTCCATTGCTAGTTCAATTGTTTATCATCTTCTTTGGTCTTCCAAGTGCTGGTATTCAACTAACACCATTCATTGCTGCTGTTATCGGCTTTTCATTAAACACTGGAGCCTATGCCTCAGAAACAATTCGTTCAGCTTTGATGTCAGTACCACAAGATCAATGGGATGCAGCATTTACATTGAACTTTACGACTAAACAAACTTTGATGAAAATCGTGTTGCCACAAGCTGTTAGAATCGCTTTGCCACCATTGTCCAATTCATTCATTGGCTTAGTCAAAGATACCTCGTTGGCCAGTTCCATCACTATCTTGGAAATGTTCCAAGTCAGCCAACAAATGACAGCTAAGAATTTCCAACCACTTTTGATGTATTCATTAGCCGCTTTCCTATATGCAATTATCTGCTCGTTGTTGACATTACTACAACACTATCTTGAACGCAGAACTTCAAAATATGTTAAAGGAAGTGAAGCCTAA
- a CDS encoding transporter substrate-binding domain-containing protein produces the protein MKKRIALILTTIVALVLVLTGCSSNKNADTKTAGTLTIGLEGTYAPYSYRDGGELKGFEVDLGKAVAKKLDLKAKFVPTKWDSLIAGLNSSTFDVVLNNVAENPSREKHYIFSTPYIYSKSVIITKDGTGINSVDDIKGKKISAGTGTDNYNHAEKFGAKVVPAADFQTDMSMIDQGRVAGAINSKEAFLYWKESHKNTDLKYITIPNNKLAPSKIAPIYNKKSTHLRGRVNKAIKELYKDGTMKKLSIKYFGEDITKK, from the coding sequence ATGAAAAAGCGAATTGCTTTAATATTAACTACAATCGTAGCCTTAGTTTTGGTACTAACCGGCTGCTCAAGTAACAAAAACGCCGACACTAAGACTGCTGGCACATTAACAATCGGTCTTGAAGGAACTTATGCACCATATTCATACCGTGACGGTGGAGAACTTAAAGGATTTGAAGTTGATCTTGGTAAAGCTGTTGCCAAGAAGCTTGATTTAAAAGCCAAATTTGTTCCTACTAAATGGGATTCATTAATTGCCGGTTTGAACTCAAGTACATTTGATGTTGTTTTGAACAACGTGGCTGAAAATCCATCACGTGAAAAACACTACATCTTCTCAACACCTTACATCTACTCAAAATCAGTTATCATCACTAAAGATGGTACAGGTATCAACTCAGTTGACGATATTAAAGGTAAGAAAATTTCTGCCGGAACTGGTACTGACAACTACAACCATGCTGAAAAGTTCGGTGCTAAAGTAGTTCCAGCTGCTGATTTCCAAACTGATATGTCAATGATCGACCAAGGACGTGTGGCAGGTGCCATCAACTCCAAGGAAGCTTTCTTATATTGGAAAGAAAGTCACAAGAACACTGATTTGAAATACATCACTATTCCAAATAACAAACTTGCACCATCAAAAATTGCTCCAATTTACAACAAGAAATCAACTCACCTACGTGGTCGCGTAAACAAAGCTATCAAGGAACTATACAAAGACGGCACTATGAAGAAGCTTTCAATTAAGTACTTCGGTGAAGATATTACTAAAAAATAA
- the cysK gene encoding cysteine synthase A gives MTIAQNITQLIGNTPLVKLNNVVPDNAADVYVKLEFFNPGSSIKDRIALSMIEAAEKAGKIKPGDTLVEPTSGNTGIGLSLVAAAKGYHLIITMPETMSIERRKLMQGYGTELILTPGQGGMKAAIQKATDLAKENGYFMPMQFQNPANPAIHEATTGKEIVAAFGDTPVDSFVAGVGTGGTLSGVSHALTKAYPDVKIYALEAAESPLLKEGKTGAHKIQGISAGFIPETLDKNAYSDIIEVTSDQAITMAQEVSRKEGFLPGISSGANIFGAIEIAKQLGKGKSVVTVAPDNGERYLSTDLFKF, from the coding sequence ATGACAATCGCACAAAATATTACACAACTTATTGGCAACACACCACTCGTAAAATTAAATAACGTCGTCCCTGATAATGCCGCTGACGTTTATGTTAAACTAGAATTTTTCAATCCTGGTAGTTCAATTAAAGATCGGATTGCCCTATCAATGATTGAAGCAGCCGAAAAAGCTGGTAAAATCAAGCCTGGTGATACTTTAGTTGAACCAACATCTGGTAACACGGGTATCGGTTTGTCACTAGTTGCCGCTGCCAAAGGTTATCACTTAATTATCACAATGCCCGAAACAATGAGTATCGAACGTCGCAAACTGATGCAAGGTTACGGCACTGAATTAATTTTGACACCTGGTCAAGGCGGTATGAAAGCTGCCATTCAAAAAGCCACTGATTTGGCCAAAGAAAATGGTTACTTCATGCCAATGCAATTCCAAAACCCAGCTAATCCTGCTATCCATGAAGCCACTACCGGTAAAGAAATCGTTGCGGCCTTTGGCGATACTCCAGTTGATAGCTTTGTTGCCGGCGTTGGTACTGGTGGTACTTTATCTGGTGTCAGCCATGCCTTAACTAAAGCCTACCCAGACGTGAAAATTTATGCTTTGGAAGCAGCTGAATCGCCTCTATTAAAGGAAGGTAAAACTGGGGCTCACAAAATTCAAGGTATCAGTGCAGGTTTTATTCCAGAGACACTCGATAAAAATGCCTACTCCGATATTATAGAAGTAACTAGTGACCAAGCAATCACGATGGCGCAAGAAGTCAGTCGTAAAGAAGGATTCTTACCAGGCATCTCTTCTGGAGCTAATATCTTTGGTGCCATTGAAATTGCCAAGCAACTTGGTAAAGGTAAATCGGTTGTTACAGTTGCACCTGATAATGGCGAAAGATATCTTTCAACTGATTTATTTAAGTTTTAG